From Acanthopagrus latus isolate v.2019 chromosome 22, fAcaLat1.1, whole genome shotgun sequence, the proteins below share one genomic window:
- the tshr gene encoding thyrotropin receptor, translating into MQVITCALFTLVSLPTSSSASEAADSCPAVCECSEWKTQSTISCFDIDILPRFPASTEALWLFETRLSSVPADAFSSMVNISRIYISVDVTLQRLERHSFYGLRKITHIEIRNAKSLTYIDPEAFKNLPNLKYLGIFNTGLTFFPDLSNIHSNDMNFILEIVDHPYITEIPANTFRGITSEVLTVMLYGNGFREIQHHAFNGTKLDQVDLHRNKYLTTMDERAFAGAVSGPTLLDVSLTGITSLPSTGMDTLRELKARNAWSLKKLPPIKTFKHLTTANLTYPSHCCGFKNLKKKRGFWEYIICNLTAFYDQHQKRSVGPLRMPSLQGDSVAETVPDQEPNDGGHRQSQQGWRKGDFHGSLHYHAYFGGQPDEDVGFGETLKNPQEDTSQDFDSRYDYVVCEEGEEVACAPVPDEFNPCEDIMGFGFLRVSVWFVSLLAVLGNVVVLLVLLTSHYKLSVSRFLMCHLAFADLCMGIYLLLIASVDLHTRAEYFNHAIDWQTGPGCGLAGFFTVFASELSVYTLTVITLERWYAITFAMRLDRKLHLHHAAVVMLGGWIFCLVLALLPLFGVSSYQKVSICLPMDTQSTVAQVYILSVLVLNILAFLVICACYFKIYCAVHNPHYRSGSKDTNIAKRMAVLIFTDFLCMAPISFYAMSAVLDRPLITVSNAKILLVLFYPLNSCANPFLYAIFTKAFMGDIFILLSKVGLCQQRAQLFRGQTVSSKGSSGTSQVRRDKEKIRKGGSGGQEEVPIHLTKCSGHTYHQAACQQTNPEESQSLNT; encoded by the exons ATGCAGGTGATAACGTGCGCACTGTTTACGCTCGTCAGCCTGCCTACCAGCAGCTCCGCGTCGGAGGCTGCTGACTCCTGCCCGGCTGTCTGCGAGTGCTCAGAGTGGAAGACTCAGAGCACCATCTCCTGCTTTGACATTGATATTCTCCCCAGGTTTCCAGCGAGCACGGAGGCGCT ATGGCTCTTTGAGACGCGCCTGTCATCCGTGCCAGCAGATGCCTTTTCCAGCATGGTCAACATCTCAAGGAT ATATATTTCGGTGGACGTGACGCTGCAGAGGCTGGAGAGGCACTCGTTCTACGGCCTGAGGAAAATCACCCACAT AGAGATACGTAATGCAAAAAGTCTGACCTACATCGACCCAGAAGCCTTTAAAAACCTCCCAAACCTCAAATACCT GGGGATTTTCAACACTGGACTTACTTTCTTCCCCGACTTGAGCAACATCCACTCCAACGACATGAACTTCATACT GGAAATTGTTGATCATCCCTACATCACCGAGATCCCGGCCAACACGTTCCGTGGCATTACCAGCGAAGTGCTGACAGT GATGCTGTACGGAAATGGCTTCAGAGAAATCCAACATCACGCCTTCAATGGGACCAAGCTCGATCAAGT CGACCTTCACAGGAATAAGTATCTTACCACGATGGATGAAAGGGCTTTCGCAGGCGCCGTCAGCGGCCCCACGCTGCT GGACGTGTCCCTAACAGGGATCACCTCCCTCCCATCCACAGGTATGGATACTCTTCGGGAGCTGAAGGCGCGAAACGCCTGGTCCCTCAAGAAGCTGCCGCCCATCAAGACCTTCAAGCACCTCACCACCGCCAACCTCACCTACCCCAGCCACTGCTGCGGCTTCAAAAACCTCAAAAAGAAACGAGG cttttgGGAGTACATCATCTGTAATCTGACTGCTTTCTACGACCAGCATCAGAAACGCTCCGTGGGGCCCCTCCGCATGCCGTCCCTCCAGGGAGACAGCGTGGCGGAGACGGTCCCAGATCAGGAGCCGAACGATGGCGGCCATAGACAGTCCCAGCAAGGCTGGAGGAAAGGTGACTTCCATGGCAGCCTCCACTACCACGCCTACTTTGGGGGCCAGCCAGATGAGGATGTGGGTTTTGGAGAGACCCTCAAGAACCCCCAGGAGGACACCAGCCAAGACTTTGACAGTCGTTACGATTATGTGgtgtgtgaggagggagaggaggtggcgTGTGCACCAGTGCCTGATGAGTTCAATCCCTGTGAGGACATAATGGGTTTTGGCTTCCTGCgagtgtctgtgtggtttgtcAGTCTGCTGGCAGTTCTGGGAAATGTGGTGGTGCTCCTGGTGCTGCTCACCAGCCACTACAAGCTCTCGGTCTCCCGCTTCCTCATGTGTCATCTGGCCTTCGCAGACCTGTGCATGGGGATTTATCTGCTGCTCATCGCCTCTGTAGACCTCCACACTCGAGCCGAGTACTTCAACCACGCCATAGACTGGCAGACGGGCCCGGGCTGTGGACTTGCAGGGTTCTTCACGGTCTTCGCGAGTGAGCTGTCGGTCTACACCTTGACCGTGATCACCCTGGAGAGGTGGTACGCCATCACCTTTGCGATGCGGCTAGATCGTAAGCTGCATCTGCACCACGCGGCAGTCGTGATGCTGGGCGGCTGGATCTTTTGCCTCGTCCTGGCTCTGCTTCCGCTCTTTGGGGTGAGCAGTTACCAGAAGGTCAGCATCTGTCTCCCAATGGACACCCAGTCCACAGTGGCTCAGGTCTACATCCTGTCTGTTCTAGTCCTCAACATCTTGGCCTTTCTTGTTATCTGCGCTTGCTACTTCAAGATCTACTGCGCAGTGCACAACCCTCACTACCGTTCTGGATCCAAGGATACCAACATCGCCAAGCGCATGGCTGTCCTCATCTTTACCGACTTCCTGTGTATGGCGCCCATCTCTTTCTACGCCATGTCAGCCGTTCTGGACCGGCCGCTCATCACCGTCTCGAACGCCAAGATTTTATTGGTGCTCTTTTACCCGCTCAATTCCTGCGCCAACCCGTTCCTCTACGCCATCTTCACCAAGGCCTTCATGGGGGACATATTCATCCTCCTCAGCAAGGTGGGCCTTTGTCAGCAGCGAGCACAACTGTTCAGAGGCCAGACGGTCTCGTCGAAGGGCAGCAGCGGGACATCTCAGGTCCGTAGAGACAAGGAGAAGATCAGGAAAGGTGGAAGCGGAGGCCAGGAAGAGGTGCCCATCCACCTGACGAAGTGCTCGGGACATACCTACCACCAAGCTGCCTGCCAGCAGACAAACCCTGAAGAGAGCCAGAGCCTGAACACGTGA